In the genome of Impatiens glandulifera chromosome 6, dImpGla2.1, whole genome shotgun sequence, the window ATATTATCTGAATTTGATAAACGAATTccaaacaattaaattttaatttaaagtaggaatggtaattttaatattattataatttttagctagattattattattattattatttatcctTCCTTCTTGCTTGGGCATTAATTGGTTTTGTTGATCCGACCTTTATTAAGTTCAAAATACTTTATTTCAAAAACTTTGAAgctactattttaaaaaataaaataaaataaaactacatAGCTAAATCTTGATTCAAGATatgcttttaatttttaattgaaaacaatattttataaaataacaaatatttgatgtttgatttatattaaGAATGTCATAAATGGAAATAAGAGGATAtggttttcttaaaaaaaaaactttatttaaagaaaaaaataaacaaaaatagtttagcataaaaaaagaaaaagtattttttaatgaGTTTATTATTTAGGAAGACACGTAAAATCTCCACTTTTATTTAGAgtgttattaataaaaaattaaattaaatttagtctcttaaaatattatttcacttaaaaaaagaaaaagaaaagaaagcctatatttcattttaatattgatttttaaagaattaaataatatcCGGGGTTTGAACCAATAttttttatccaaatatttaattataatattaatttaattaaaataatatactagaatataacttaattatctatctatcttttcattaaaataaaaaaatagaaggtgaatattatatttcaaagaTAATTTAAGTTTCAAATTTTAGTAAATTCtcactatataaaaaaattataatttgagtgttttttaattttcaaatgaaattgaACTACATTAAGAGAATCTCTATATCCAAAAAAGAAAATCCATAGATTTTAATAGTGCTATAAAATCTCCATTTTCCTATTTTAtgcaatattattaataatttttttttttataaaaaagtagaatttttttcttaattaaaaaaatgaaataatttttgaggACTAATTTTTGAGAGTCGTCATTTCAGTCGTCATGAAGCTGACGTGGAGAAGTACAATTGGATGTCTTTGACTAACCGTCTCCTACGTGGACTATTTCTTCATGACgcgtcatatatatatatatatatttgggcAGAGGTTTCTCTTACAAACGCAAAAACCTCtcactttctctctctgcaTTTGCTCCTGATCATAACTAAGGTAtgcttcctcttcttcatcctcTTCTAATTTGTTGctgtagtatatatatatatatatacattgatTGATTCTACTCCAGATTCAATCGGAgttttgtttgagttttgatCATGCTGTAATTTGTTTGAATACGATTTCTGGAATATACATTGTACGCAATTGTTCTTGATATTTTTCAACTCGTTGCTTCAGATCCGATCACGCTGTAGTTTTTTGGACTTATTTTCTGTTTGAATCGTTTGTAAATCCTGCGTTTATGGAATATACATTGTACGCAACTGTTCTTGACATTGTTGCTTGAGATCTGATCATGCTGTAGTTTGTTAGActtattttatgtttgaatcGTTTGTAAATCCTGCGTTTATGGAATATACATTGTACGTAACTGTTCTTGACATTGTTGCTTGAGATCTGATCATGCTGTAGTTTGTTAGActtattttatgtttgaatcGTTTGTAAATCCTGCGTTTATGGAATATACATTGTACGTAACTGTTCTTGACATTGTTGCTTGAGATCTGATCATGCTGTAGTTTGTTAGActtattttatgtttgaatcGTTTGTAAATCCTGCGTTTCTGGAATATACTTTGTACGCAATTGTTCACTCGTGGCTTGAGATCCAATCATGCTGTAATTTATCGAACATATTTTCTGCTTAAATCGCTGTAAATCTTCTCAAATTCTTTCTTGTTACTAGACTATGCAGTGTCCTCAATTGTTCTTGACACTGTCACTCGTTGCTTGAGGATACAATCATGCTGTAGTTTATTGAACATATTTTCTGCTTAAATAGCTGTAAATCTTCTCAAATTCTTTCTTATTCTTGACATTGTCACTTTGTTGCTTGAGATCCAATCCTACTGTAATTTTCTGTAAGAATCATTTCACATCTCCTCAAATTCTGTTTTACTGGAACTTACAGTGTAAATTGTTCTCGACAATGTCAATTCGTTGTTTGAGATCTGATCCTGCTTTAGTTTGAATCCTTGTAAATCTATTCAAATCCTATCTTGCTGTAATTTACAGTGTACATTGCCATTATTACTAGTGCTCTCAGATCAATATCAATGGTGTATTGACTTTATTATCGTTGCAGATCTTCTCGAAATGGCTTTAGGATCAGCTCCGGCGAGAGGAAGTGCAGCAGCAACAGCTAATTTGAGGAGGAGAAGAACAACAGCCGGAGGGGGTGGAGCAAATGGAGGTGGTGCAGGTGGAACAATGCTACAATTCTATACAGATGATGCACCAGGATTGAAGATATCTCCAAATGTTGTTATGGCTATGAGCATTGGTTTCATAGCTTTTGTGGCTGTTCTTCATGTTATGGGTAAGCTTTACTTTGCTCGCAGAGAAGcataaatgaagaagatgaagaataagGATATGAAACAACTTCATTACTGAACTGTTTTGAATGCATGAAGTTAGATCATAGATTTAAAGAACATATTTAcatgaagaaataaataatcatgactttatctatctatctatatattgtttattttgttttccttaTACTTATGTAGCTAAGTTAGagtaaatgaaaattattaatagttGAATATGAAAATTAGAGAGATTTAAGTTTTAATTGAGCTATATTGTTACAAATAATAATGATCATTTATAGGTTTACggatttcttaaaaaaatctcaaGAATTTCTAAGGAGAAACCTAAGAGTCTTTTGAGAGATCAAGATTGATCTTTATTCTTAATCCGACTTCGAGGTGTCAAATCTTCACTAGATCAGCCTGTTTATCCATATGGCTATATTATAGCTCAGTTGGTGCAATTGGGTTGTTGCGATTACGGGTTGAATGTCTAATTGTCCAGGTTGCATagttgtaataaaaaaatatttgttagtttTCGGTgtttcattatatttttgttgaaacctacacaaaaaaatattataaacgttattgaaaataattcgaTTCATATAGCAATTTGGActattagaaattaaaaattgacattcttaTTAAGAGATATGACAATTTTAATCTCCAATTAGTTTAAACTGGGAATGTTATTTGTACAATTGCCCTCAAATACTAATAAAGagtgtaaaatatattattactagGATATTgatttatcatatattatagagttctttaaaacttattttttgaggataaatataaatttgtattagattatttatactataaataaatatttaaaataaatttattatataaaaaaatatttttattaatatagtaTAGAGGTTGTCAAGAAAAGTAAAGTTATTTTTATGATCAGAATTACAAATTCAGGCTTTTTCATTCCTCTCATGTAAAATTGAGGCTTCGTCACTTTATACAAATTCAATTGGTTTTTTTAAGCAGATTGTTTCTTTCTCTCCTTTTCACCTTCCCATTATTcaaactcaaaattatttatttatctggctatttttatatatttatttttcttattttatttaatttatttatttaaattaattttatttatttatttatttttatttttataatttaatttaattattatattttttattcattaaatttaattcattattttttaatatcttttattttatttatttaatattctctATATCcgttttagaatatttatttttgttttcttattttgattaaaaaaatttttatttaaaaaaatataaatttattatatttaatttgattaattattaataaataatattttaaagtatgttatttgataaataattttatttataaataaaaaaaattgaatcattcaactattttttatataaatattaaaatatatatatataattaatataataaagtattaaatatttatattttattaaattaagaccacttcaatattttatatattttaaacaattataatataaattatattttgtatttttaattaaataaataaagtagaaaaagtatattaaaaattaattaatgaattatatttaatgataaaaaaacttaataattaaataaaataaaataaataaaataagaaaaataatatatataaaagtggtagaaataaataagtaattttggaCTAAATGACCCTGAAGATAGGGTCATTTGTCTCTGTGGTCACCCATTAATTgaaattgatctggtgaccactttattttttttggacgaaattacccttttcgcgtaacgcgaagggacttcgcgtttcgcgaagtgaaacaCTGTGAAAAAtccagaatacccttactatataatataacccggccatctttttttcatttcttttcttcccttctctctcttcccttccgcttttctcctccttctctctaaactcgtCGGCGGCGGCGGTAAGCGGCGACGATACACacaatgagctccacgacgagcacaagcACTGTACCACTTGGTAAGTTTATGTACTTTGGTTTGTTATGActtttgttcaaggtattattcagctcacatgttcaatctatttaaccaattgtttaatcgttttattttccattctgacaggtattacacaactgaatcttggatgaatgcatatacggagacatgttaccctgctggtgatgaagacgattgggatattcccgaaatgatcaaggaacgcgtatgtctaaaaccacctgttaaggttaagaaagggcgcccacaaacaaagcgtatgTCATCTCAAGGTGAGATACGTAAGGccccgagacgatgcagctcatgtgctggactaggacataatagggccacatgcaaagcagtcatgcctgcaccatctactgcaaaagcatcatcatctaagcatcatgactcatcttctcaacaacacgagccatcatctcaacaatatgagcctttagattgattgggataagttgtattatgttttagataagttgtattatgttttgaatAAGTGGTATTATGTttgggataagttgtattatgtttgggataagttgtactcggataTGTTGTACTTTGTTTGTTGTATCTAGTTTATATGTTTACTAATCACTACTTAGcatttcgttaagtacttagcgtttcgttaagtactaaGCGTTTCGTTAaatacttcccgtttcgcgaagtacttagcgtttcgttaagttaaagttaaagttagttAAAGTTACTTGGTATGATTTATGTACATTGAATTATATGTTCAATTATTTGGTATGTAAATATCAGACTACCAACCAACCAACTGGACTAAATTAAAACTACAAATATTATAACATGAAATGGAACTTAAGTTCAAGTTCAAGTTCTATCCAAAAAGCAATACAAGATTAGAATTAACATGAAATGGAACTTAAGTTCAAGTTCAAGTTCTATCCAAAAAGCAATACAAGATTAGAATACATAAGCACCAGTCAAGTTCtatccaaaaataaatacaagattacaatacaaactaaggttctataatttgatgaaataaccggaCCGCCATCTTTTGTCTAAAAAACTCCATTTCATTGGAGGTCACCTTCTCTACACCTAAACCAGCAGTCAAGTATTCCATGTACATAAGCATAAATACACCACAATCCCCACTTTCTGCTGCTCTAGGGACTTCCCCTACTTTAGCGACTTCATTTTTGGCTGGGTGTGGCAACCTTTTATATGTCAGTTTCTGGAAATTGAACTTAGGAAACCTTTATAGCTCAGCATTAGTGGCTCCCATTGCAAATAATCGTGGAATCATCTCACACAAAGGTCTCAGGTATGGATCGAGATTCCTATAAATACTCGAGTCGTAGTCATAAACGTCAATGTGATTATCTTGTAGACGAACGACGCACAATACCCAGTGCTTGTTTCCAATGTTCAAAGGCACGTAAATATCGTCTACTGATGGCCATTCTGGCATATGTCTATGGTCCACACCCAGAAAGTACTGATCAAATACCTCTGCTATTGGATAATTTTTAGGATCTTTTTTAAAGTTCGGGTGCTCTCGCCTCATCAAATCTCCTAATAAGCAATCCCCTATTGATACTTTACAatgtttatatgtcttgggatacTACGCAATCCTTTTTCGCAACAAGTGGCAGAATGCGTCGACTTCCTGCAAAATGAGGGAAAATGCAGTATATATCAAACACCTTAGAATAAGTTAAAGAATTATTATGAATTGCAAGACTTACAGGATCTTTAAGTCATGTGCACtttgttagaactctaacaaacaaCTTCTTTGGTGCTTCGTAAGTATACACAGTCTTTGTCTGATCATTGGTGGCTACATCTTTCAACCAATTCTCTAATTGAACCAacagctcatcatcaaatttttgaaggggattgaTAGTTAATGGATCATTTGTCTTTGActgttttgacaaagaagggttggtgtagtcttcatctttcttttgcttcctcactattttttttggaactactcctttaggtggagtgttgtataattggaaatcatcatcatcattcccATCCTTGACCTTATCCTTCTTATCCTTCCCATCCTTCGAATCCTTCTTAACCTTCTTAACCTTGACCTTGACTTTATCCTTCTCATCCTTGACATCTTTCTcaaccttctcaaccttgaccttgaccttatccttctttttctcaattatttcttgcATCATATCGGATAGCaacatctccccaccatccaccttcacatcattctcaatctcaccaccatccactttcacatcattctcaatctccccaccatccaccttcacagcATCCACACTCTCCTCCACCTTTACCACACTCTCCTCCACCTTTACATCCACactctcctccaccttcacaTCATCCACACTCTCCTCCACCTTTACATCCACactctcctccaccttcacaacatccacactctcctccaccttcacaGCATCCACACCATCTTCCACATTTACATCCACACTATcttccaccttcccatccttcaaCTCCATTTCCTACAAAAATAGAACAACATTGTGGTCAACGTTTACTTCCCAAAACAACATTTGACTTCGATAAGTATAAATTACCTCAGTTTTATCCTTTGCATCCAtactctcctccaccttcccatccttcatctccatctcattcgtcttcatctcctccaccttcccttCCTGCAAAAATAGAACAACATTGTGGTCAGTTATTAACAACaatcgttaagtacttaacgaaacgctaagtacttatcgtttcgttaagtacttaataaaacgctaagtacttaacgaatcGTTAAGTTTTATTATCTTACATCAGTCTTGTCCTTCTTGTCCaatttgctcttcttcttcttcttctcctccatatTATCTAATTTGGCTATTAACATGGCCATCCTTTGGTTGGATTTAGCTAATAACTGTTCGGACATACTAACAACCAACTTTTTAATATAAGCCTTGTGACGTGATTGAGTTTCTTCGTAAGCTGTTTTCATCTCTTTTAGCTCCTCCTTCACCTCTTTGATGAGTTCCTCCTTCAGCGCTTTTACCTCCTCCTTCAGCTcttcacatttacatccaacagaagATGTTGGAGGTAATCCAGGACTAGTCGCGGATGGGGGACTAGGAATGTTGGCAGGActcgattcataagcaagcttcctcttcaggtTTACTGCTTCTTTGAGATTAACTACAGCCTTTCTCTTCCGGGTGTTTGGTTTGGAAGTAGGTTCTTCATGTTCACCGTCATGTTCACTTTCCTCTTCATCATAATCCTCTTTCACTAACTTCCCttctgtaaatccctcaaaaaattcatcagttgactcgtctatttgttcaaagtccacaccactgtataaccacttctccatggaggactcttccatctcagtcagatCCGTGGTCTCAAGGGCAGACTTTATCTCGATCAAGGTGttcttcctgttggaatgatagactaacaaccttgggcgtagaggatcATTAAACTCATTCTTTCTGGCAAATTTAGGGACAACGCCTTTGATGACCtcatatgtccacacttgaaatgcTAGTGCAAacctataaatattataagcaaaaggagcataaggatcatCACTAATTTTCTTCTTCTGATAATATTTATGACTCAGATGTCtcatgttcttgttcaaacccttgaaggtggctctaaaggtcaccttcccccaaggaaatcggaggaaactttcgttaagtacttagcttcgttaagtacttagcgtttcgttaagtacttagcgtttCATTAAATACTTAGCATTTCGTTAAGTACTTCGCGAAACCCTAATATGGGATATGCCCATTGATAAACCATGATCATTAAACTTGGAaaaaaacctaaacctaaaGCAATAACCAATAACCAGAAACAAGCgaaaaccctaaacctaaacaaatAAACAGAAACAgccaaaaccctaaaacttaacatgcaaatatgaaaactcataaccaaaaaaagacatgcaacaaccaaaaaataatcataCCTGAGATTAATGAAGAGACGGTTAGAGAGAGAGGACACGAGGGGATAGAAGACGGGCAGATCGGCCTTGGCAAAGAGGAGTTCAGTGAAGAGACGAAGAGACGGTTATAGAGAGAGAGGACTCGAGAGGATAGAAGagggaaaatgaaagaaatgaatgCAGAGAGGACTCGAGAGGTATAGCGCGTGCAGAAACGCACCCTTCTTCGACTTCATACAAGCGCCTCTTCGACTTCCTACGCGCGCGTACAGAAacgctaagtacctagcgaaacgctaagtgcctagcgaaacgctaagtgcctagcgaaacgctaagtgcctagcgaaacgctaagtgcctagcgaaacgctaagtgcctagcgaaacgctaagtaaCTAGCGGAAACTAatgaaccaatattaaccaatatgaacagatttagggttagggtttcattaagaaaaagataaatcgtttaaaatgaagataatagacaataagaatataaatttatttagggTTTTTAGATGAAGATACTggaaacatgaaaataaaacgATTTGGGTTAGGGTTTCGAATCAAGATCtacaaataagaacataaatctgtattataaacatcgatTCAGGGATGAGgtttcttatctttgtagattcaGGTGATAGTCGTCGTCCCCGTAGTCGCCGTCGCCGAAGTTTTCGCCGCCGCCGACAAAATGATAGATAGGAAACCTTGAGAGAAATAAAatgagggaaatgaaaaaatttgagtatatatattcacactatttcacttcgcgaaacgcgaactcccttcgcgttacgcgaaaaaagtaatttcgtaaaaaaaaaaaataatgtgatcaccagatcaattttaattatcgGTGACCACGGACGCAAATGCcccaatttttagggtcatttagtcCAATTTCCCATTTTGAGAGGTGGACGAGGAGTGGAGCTAAAAGGTGGAAATGTCAGGATGGGTGGGAAAAACAcctcttttttaataataaaggtTAAAATTATTGGCcaaatataattcattaaaacaaaaattcaaaatcttcTCATTTCAACACAGCACAACTATCCTTCATCTTCTCCCTTCTTTCTTTACGTCTGCGTGCC includes:
- the LOC124942473 gene encoding protein transport protein Sec61 subunit beta; the encoded protein is MALGSAPARGSAAATANLRRRRTTAGGGGANGGGAGGTMLQFYTDDAPGLKISPNVVMAMSIGFIAFVAVLHVMGKLYFARREA